In Solanum lycopersicum chromosome 5, SLM_r2.1, the following are encoded in one genomic region:
- the LOC138348813 gene encoding uncharacterized protein produces MVDDNSTTERVEASEGGQLHSNLILRLEHKISQLEEEVANMRDLAKLSISLGTQFGENIDNPPNQTATPDNPPIHISPPEPIRPNAFPPPHAQNTQFPFHHYYQHTKPTVPETTPNTNIPHTFGNNNPNPIYIETAPLTHDLHESESHQKDILIKTLTERLDNLTNRVQHVEENKRLGGLGYEDLCMHPDVELPEGYKLPKFETFNGIGDPKDHLRMYCDKLVGVGRDERILMKLFMRSLTVEALLWYIEQDSRKWIKWVDMATDFMNRFSFNIENAPDWFYIQNLKKKPSESFREYAIRWRSEAARARPPMEESQMKDYFIRAQEPQYYDRMMLVAEKSFAEIIKLGERIEEGIKNGTIINLEALQATNKALQSGGMTESQKKTGSVMMAHGTRTPLRHKTTNPPPSPYPHTPYLHTPYPQHPSAPPPISPQPMPIYYKNAPPQYLHASYPVYNVQPTHFQTPPPTQTPNYRNRPSYERRPTKTYTPLAEPIAQLYERLKQAGYVSPIPALPVDVRAKWYDPNKVCAYHSGMKGHTTEVCRALKDKVQMLIDTKTIQLKDPTPNVANNPLPNHQVNMVEAGDVWDWEESIWAVETEEAIPTTAQAPLIVQGLAPFEVEVVAPRPPFAVYKASSPIQCDTHAVPWDYNKRETNVEETDVATGVTRSGRTYTSENLVQESSSKSKAPIIELEDQSIWKKVKAKEYSVIEQLSKTPSQISILELLQSSETHRDALLKILGEAYVPSNITHGEVSQMVGQVFEAYKISFHKDELPIEGTTHNKALYISVQYQDKVINKALVDAGSGLNIFPLSTLTRLGVDSAKIQTWKMNVRAFDGSQRGTIGEITLDMLIGPVTFPIAFQILDIPSSYNLLLGHPWIHMAGAVPSTLHQCLKFEWDYEEVVVHGEKGHPVYTIEGRENMDGEMYHTVDLVGNIELQPWFSQKIIDMMAWFGFELGKGLGAKLQGIVEPIQPVRHSTTFGLGYKYTIEEWLNWRPPRDGYYYPLKKPIPPLYQSFRSAGFMGDNIDEISDDLKGKIHYKNVESEIVAYNETAQLNLNDLEEVEDNEVPEELIKRVEEFEEKPNPNLVETEVVNLGNAEVIQETRVSIHITKEDKKEYTEFLIENKDIFAWSYADMTGLSTAIVAHRLPTDPACPPVKQKLRKYKPEMSLKIKEEVSKQLDVGILQVTEYPTWLANVVPVPKKDGKSFVDCFAGYHQIEMHKDDAEKTAFITTWGVYNYKVMPFGLKNAGATYMRAMTTLFHDMIHKEIEVYVDDVIIKSKESLNHLEDLRKFFARLRKYNLKLNPAKCVFGVPAGKLLGFIVSRRGIELDPSKIKAILDLPPPKSKKEVMSFLGRLNYISRFIAQSTVICEPIFKLLKKDAAVKWTSECQQAFDKIKDYLSNPPVLVPPESGRPLLWYISVFDNAFSCILGQHDETGRKEQAIYYMSKKFTSCVARYSLLERTCCALTWVAQKLRHYLSSHTTYLISRMDPLKYIFQKPMPTGKLAKWQILLSEFDIVYVTQKAVKAQALADHMAENPVDDDYRPLKTYFPDEEVAFVGEDISEEYDGWRIFFDGAKNLNGCGIGAVLISPTGQHYPVSAKFRFLCSNNMAEYEACILGLRRAIDLDVQEMIIIGDSDLLIHQVRGDWATKNRKLLPYLECVHRLCKRFVKTEFRHVPRVQNEFADALATLSSMIRHPDHNYIDPIHIHIHEQPAYCFHVEEEPDGKPWYDDIRRYLKSGEYTEDATSVQKRTIRRLATQFFLSGEILYRRTPDLGLLRCVEEREARRLVEEIHAGTCGPHVNGFTLAKKILRSGYYWLTMETDCIRYVQKCHQCQTHADMIRVPPNELHVTSSPWPFAAWGMDVIGPIEPTASNGHRFILVAIDYFTKWVEATSHKSVTKKVVDDFVKNNIICRFGIPESIITDNGTNLNSDLMRSMCEKFKISHRNSTAYRPQMNGAVEAANKNIKRTLRKIIDYHKHLQEKLPFALLGYRTTIRTSTGATPYFLVYGTEAVIPAEVEIPSLTIIQEAKLSDADWIRGRAENFALIDGRRINAICHGQLYQNRMARAFNKKVKPRHFSPGQMVLKRIFPNQDEAKGKFSPNWQGPYIVSRVLTGGALILAEMDGEVWPKPINSDSVKKYYI; encoded by the exons ATGGTTGACGACAACAGCACCACTGAAAGGGTAGAAGCTTCTGAGGGAGGACAACTTCATAGTAATCTTATCCTAAGACTCGAGCACAAGATTTCGCAATTGGAAGAAGAGGTAGCCAACATGCGTGATTTGGCCAAGTTGTCTATCTCTCTTGGAACCCAATTTGGAGAAAACATAGACAATCCTCCTAATCAAACAGCCACGCCAGACAATCCTCCAATCCATATATCCCCACCTGAACCCATTCGTCCAAATGCCTTTCCACCACCCCACGCCCAAAATACCCAATTTCCATTTCACCACTATTACCAACATACCAAACCAACTGTCCCAGAAACAACCCCAAACACAAATATCCCACATACTTTTGGGAACAACAATCCCAATCCCATATACATTGAAACTGCCCCTCTGACTCATGACCTCCATGAGTCAGAGTCCCATCAGAAAGACATCTTAATAAAAACCCTGACTGAGAGATTAGACAACTTAACCAACAGGGTACAACACGTGGAAGAAAACAAAAGGTTGGGAGGATTGGGCTATGAGGATCTGTGCATGCATCCTGATGTGGAACTGCCCGAAGGATACAAGCTTCCGAAGTTTGAGACGTTCAATGGCATTGGGGATCCCAAAGACCACCTACGAATGTATTGCGACAAACTTGTAGGGGTGGGGAGAGATGAGAGGATACTCATGAAGTTGTTCATGAGGAGTCTTACTGTGGAGGCCCTATTATGGTACATTGAGCAAGACTCGCGGAAATGGATAAAATGGGTTGATATGGCAACTGACTTCATGAATAGGTTTAGTTTCAATATTGAAAATGCGCCTGATTGGTTTTACATTCAGAACCTAAAGAAGAAACCGAGTGAATCCTTCAGAGAATATGCCATAAGATGGAGGTCTGAGGCGGCTAGGGCCAGACCCCCTATGGAAGAATCTCAAATGAAAGACTATTTCATCCGTGCCCAAGAACCACAATACTATGACCGAATGATGCTGGTGGCTGAAAAGAGTTTCGCTGAAATCATCAAACTAGGCGAAAGAATTGAAGAAGGCATAAAGAATGGGACTATCATCAACTTGGAGGCTTTACAAGCAACCAACAAGGCTCTGCAATCTGGTGGAATGACAGAGAGTCAAAAGAAAACAGGTTCTGTAATGATGGCTCATGGAACTAGGACCCCTTTGAGGCACAAGACAACAAACCCACCACCATCCCCATACCCTCACACCCCATACCTTCACACCCCATACCCTCAACATCCCTCAGCTCCACCCCCTATATCTCCCCAACCCATGCCAATATATTACAAAAATGCTCCTCCTCAATATTTGCATGCCTCATATCCTGTCTATAATGTTCAACCAACACACTTCCAAACTCCACCACCCACTCAAACACCAAATTATCGAAACAGACCTTCCTATGAAAGAAGACCTACAAAAACCTATACCCCTTTGGCTGAACCCATAGCACAACTTTATGAGAGACTGAAACAGGCTGGGTACGTCTCTCCAATTCCTGCATTACCTGTGGACGTTCGCGCGAAATGGTACGACCCTAACAAGGTCTGCGCCTACCATTCTGGGATGAAGGGCCACACCACCGAAGTTTGCAGAGCCCTTAAGGATAAGGTTCAAATGTTGATTGATACAAAAACCATCCAACTGAAGGATCCTACACCGAATGTTGCGAATAATCCTCTCCCTAACCATCAAGTCAACATGGTGGAAGCTGGTGATGTCTGGGATTGGGAAGAATCTATCTGGGCCGTCGAAACAGAGGAAGCCATACCTACCACTGCCCAGGCACCACTAATAGTGCAAGGACTCGCCCCATTTGAAGTAGAAGTTGTTGCACCCAGACCACCATTCGCTGTCTATAAGGCATCCTCCCCAATACAATGTGACACACATGCTGTACCTTGGGATTACAACAAAAGAGAAACAAATGTGGAAGAGACAGATGTTGCAACAGGGGTCACCAGATCTGGAAGAACTTACACTTCTGAAAATTTGGTTCAGGAAAGCTCTAGCAAATCCAAAGCGCCAATCATAGAGCTCGAGGATCAAAGTATTTGGAAAAAGGTTAAAGCTAAAGAATACTCTGTCATTGAGCAGCTGAGTAAAACCCCTTCCCAAATATCAATTCTGGAGTTACTACAATCTTCCGAAACTCATCGAGATGCCCTTCTGAAGATCCTTGGTGAAGCTTATGTCCCGTCTAACATCACTCATGGAGAGGTATCCCAAATGGTGGGGCAGGTCTTTGAGGCTTACAAAATATCTTTTCACAAAGATGAACTGCCAATCGAAGGAACAACTCACAATAAAGCTTTGTACATTTCGGTTCAGTATCAGGATAAGGTGATAAACAAAGCATTAGTTGATGCAGGTTCAGGTTTAAACATTTTCCCTCTGAGCACACTGACGAGGCTGGGTGTGGATAGTGCAAAAATTCAGACATGGAAGATGAATGTGAGGGCATTTGACGGCTCTCAGAGAGGCACTATTGGGGAGATAACCTTGGACATGCTCATTGGTCCTGTCACTTTCCCCatagctttccaaattttggaCATCCCTTCATCGTACAACTTATTATTGGGTCATCCATGGATTCATATGGCTGGAGCGGTTCCATCTACTCTTCACCAATGCCTGAAGTTTGAATGGGATTACGAAGAGGTTGTGGTCCATGGGGAAAAAGGGCATCCTGTATACACGATTGAAGGAAGAGAGAATATGGATGGCGAAATGTACCATACAGTGGATCTTGTTGGTAATATTGAGTTGCAACCTTGGTTCAGCCAAAAAATCATAGATATGATGGCCTGGTTCGGTTTCGAGCTTGGGAAAGGTTTGGGGGCTAAATTACAAGGGATAGTCGAACCTATACAGCCTGTTCGACATTCCACCACTTTTGGTTTGGGTTATAAATACACCATCGAAGAATGGCTCAATTGGCGACCACCTAGAGATGGGTACTACTATCCATTGAAGAAACCCATACCGCCATTGTATCAATCATTTCGATCAGCAGGTTTCATGGGAGACAATATTGATGAGATCTCAGATGACTTGAAGGG caaaattcattataaaaatgtCGAATCTGAGATTGTGGCATACAATGAGACTGCTCAGCTTAACCTTAATGACTTAGAAGAAGTCGAAGACAATGAGGTTCCCGAGGAGTTAATCAAAAGGGTTGAGGAATTCGAGGAAAAACCCAATCCAAATTTGGTAGAGACAGAAGTGGTGAATTTGGGAAATGCAGAGGTGATACAAGAAACCCGAGTAAGCATCCATATAACAAAAGAAGACAAGAAAGAGTATACCGAGTTTCTCATAGAGAATAAGGATATTTTCGCGTGGTCCTACGCAGACATGACAGGGCTAAGTACTGCAATCGTAGCCCATCGACTACCCACTGATCCAGCATGTCCTCCGGTAAAACAGAAGCTGAGAAAATACAAGCCCGAGATgagtttgaaaatcaaagaagaagtatcAAAGCAATTAGATGTTGGGATACTCCAAGTGACAGAATACCCAACTTGGCTTGCAAATGTCGTTCCAGTGCCCAAGAAAGACGGCAAG tcatttgtggattgcTTTGCCGGCTATCATCAAATTGAGATGCACAAAGACGACGCTGAGAAAACCGCTTTCATCACGACGTGGGGCGTCTATAACTACAAGGTGATGCCTTTTGGACTAAAGAACGCTGGAGCTACGTACATGAGAGCGATGACTACTTTGTTTCACGACATGATCCATAAGGAAATtgaagtttatgtggatgatgtcaTCATCAAATCAAAGGAAAGTTTAAATCATTTGGAGGATTTACGGAAATTCTTTGCCAGGCTACGCAAGTACAATCTGAAACTGAATCCGGCAAAATGTGTCTTCGGTGTGCCTGCTGGAAAGCTTTTAGGTTTCATTGTCAGTCGTCGAGGTATAGAATTGGACCCGTCAAAGATCAAAGCCATTCTTGATCTTCCCCCACCAAAGAGCAAAAAGGAGgtaatgagtttcttagggcGACTTAACTACATCAGTCGTTTCATTGCTCAGTCTACTGTCATCTGTGAACCTATCTTCAAGCTGTTAAAAAAGGATGCTGCAGTGAAATGGACAAGTGAATGTCAACAGGCATTTGACAAGATCAAAGACTATCTATCCAATCCTCCTGTATTGGTGCCACCAGAGTCAGGTAGACCATTACTTTGGTATATTTCAGTATTTGATAATGCTTTCAGTTGCATCTTGGGACAACACGATGAAACAGGGAGGAAGGAGCAAGCAATATATTATATGAGCAAGAAGTTCACATCGTGCGTAGCCCGATACTCTCTATTAGAGCGTACCTGTTGTGCTCTAACATGGGTTGCCCAAAAGTTACGACATTACCTCTCATCACATACTACTTATCTGATTTCAAGGATGGATCCTTTGAAGTATATCTTTCAAAAGCCTATGCCCACAGGTAAACTGGCAAAATGGCAGATactgttgagtgagtttgacatAGTGTATGTCACGCAAAAAGCAGTGAAAGCACAGGCATTAGCAGACCATATGGCAGAGAATCCCGTGGACGATGATTACAGACCGCTGAAGACCTACTTCCCAGATGAAGAGGTGGCTTTTGTGGGAGAGGACATTTCTGAAGAATATGATGGATGGAGAATTTTCTTTGATGGAGCTAAAAATCTGAATGGATGCGGCATTGGGGCTGTTTTGATCTCACCCACCGGGCAACATTATCCAGTATCAGCAAAATTCAGATTCCTTTGCTCAAATAATATGGCCGAATACGAAGCCTGCATACTAGGTCTCCGACGGGCGATCGACTTGGATGTCCaagaaatgataataataggGGATTCAGACCTATTGATCCATCAGGTTCGAGGTGATTGGGCAACAAAAAATCGAAAGTTGTTACCATATTTGGAGTGTGTGCACAGGCTATGTAAAAGGTTTGTCAAAACAGAATTTAGACATGTACCAAGGGTCCAAAATGAATTTGCAGACGCCTTAGCCACTCTGTCTTCTATGATTCGACACCCTGATCACAATTACATCGATcctattcacattcatatacatGAACAACCAGCTTATTGtttccatgttgaggaagagcCTGATGGAAAGCCCTGGTATGATGACATTAGAAGATATTTGAAGAGTGGTGAATACACAGAAGATGCAACAAGTGTACAAAAGCGTACAATTCGAAGGTTAGCAACCCAATTCTTCTTAAGTGGGGAAATACTCTATAGGAGAACTCCCGATTTGGGACTGCTAAGATGCGTCGAAGAAAGAGAGGCTCGCAGGCTGGTCGAAGAGATACATGCAGGCACCTGTGGCCCTCACGTGAACGGTTTTACATTAGCAAAGAAGATTCTGAGATCAGGATATTATTGGCTAACTATGGAGACAGACTGCATTCGCTACGTCCAGAAATGCCATCAATGTCAGACTCACGCAGATATGATTCGAGTACCTCCCAACGAACTCCATGTCACTAGTTCACCTTGGCCGTTCGCAGCATGGGGCATGGATGTCATTGGCCCAATCGAGCCAACAGCATCCAACGGGCACAGATTCATTCTTGTTGCAATTGactatttcaccaagtgggttgAGGCCACCTCCCATAAATCAGTGACAAAGAAAGTTGTGGATGACTTTGTCAAAAACAACATTATTTGTAGGTTTGGAATTCCTGAGTCAATCATCACCGATAACGGCACCAACCTAAACAGTGACCTGATGAGATCAATGTGTGAGAAGTTCAAGATCAGTCATCGAAACTCTACAGCATACAGGCCACAGATGAATGGGGCTGTTGAGGCGGcaaacaaaaacatcaaaaggaCATTGCGCAAGATAATCGATTATCACAAACACTTGCAGGAAAAGCTACCTTTCGCATTGCTGGGGTATCGTACCACAATCAGAACTTCCACAGGGGCCACACCTTACTTCTTAGTATACGGCACTGAAGCTGTGATACCCGCCGAAGTTGAGATACCTTCCCTAACGATCATCCAAGAAGCAAAGTTGAGTGATGCTGATTGGATACGAGGTCGGGCAGAGAATTTTGCATTAATAGATGGAAGAAGAATTAACGCCATTTGTCATGGTCAGCTCTATCAGAATAGAATGGccagagctttcaacaagaagGTTAAACCCAGACATTTCTCACCTGGGCAAATGGTTTTGAAGCGGATTTTTCCAAATCAAGACGAGGCAAAGGGTAAATTTTCACCAAATTGGCAAGGTCCGTACATAGTCTCTCGAGTACTGACAGGAGGAGCCCTCATACTTGCAGAAATGGATGGAGAAGTTTGGCCAAAACCTATCAATTCAGATTCTGTGAAAAAGTATTACATCTAG